The following coding sequences are from one Musa acuminata AAA Group cultivar baxijiao chromosome BXJ2-4, Cavendish_Baxijiao_AAA, whole genome shotgun sequence window:
- the LOC135609151 gene encoding transcription factor RAX2-like: MQCLLDRALPPLHDCSAGKWGRTGEMGRAPCCDKAKVKRGPWSPEEDAALKSYIQCHGSVGNWIALPHKAGLKRCGKSCRLRWLNYLRPDIKHGGFTEEEDSIICTLYHRLGSRWSVIASHLPGRTDNDVKNYWNTKLKKKLMARRPCLPTTTTSDSKSPPLIGMPLHPNDGLSQQSKKLYSDEEVSASSSSITAQHSSSFLNWSTGGAESSDLFLSELGFGDAGDFLSSYGYQERLGEEIPSYFSDPSQGMYQSLTYSLQSHAIHEV, translated from the exons ATGCAGTGCCTTCTTGACCGAGCCTTGCCTCCCCTTCACGATTGCTCCGCAGGGAAGTGGGGGAGGACAGGGGAGATGGGGAGAGCTCCGTGCTGCGACAAGGCGAAGGTGAAGAGAGGCCCGTGGTCGCCGGAGGAAGACGCCGCCCTCAAGAGCTACATCCAATGCCATGGCTCCGTTGGCAACTGGATCGCTTTGCCCCACAAAGCAG GCCTCAAGCGTTGCGGGAAGAGCTGCCGGTTAAGGTGGCTCAATTACCTCCGGCCAGACATCAAGCATGGAGGCTTCACGGAGGAAGAGGATAGCATCATTTGCACTCTCTATCATAGACTTGGAAGCAG GTGGTCTGTCATTGCTTCCCATCTTCCTGGAAGAACCGACAACGATgtgaagaactactggaacaccaaGCTCAAGAAGAAGCTGATGGCAAGGCGCCCATGTCTTCCCACCACCACTACCTCTGACTCCAAAAGTCCACCATTGATTGGGATGCCTCTTCATCCCAATGACGGGCTCTCCCAGCAATCCAAGAAGCTGTACTCTGATGAAGAAGTCTCGGCATCTTCATCATCCATCACTGCTCAACACAGCAGCAGCTTCTTGAACTGGTCTACCGGTGGAGCTGAATCGAGTGACTTGTTCCTTTCTGAGCTCGGGTTCGGAGACGCCGGTGACTTCCTCAGCAGCTATGGCTATCAGGAGAGGTTGGGGGAGGAGATCCCTTCCTATTTCTCCGACCCATCACAGGGGATGTATCAAAGCCTCACATACTCATTGCAAAGCCATGCAATACATGAAGTTTAA
- the LOC135610478 gene encoding clathrin interactor EPSIN 1-like isoform X2, protein MDFMKVLDQTVREIKREVNLKVLKVPEIEQKVLDATNDEAWGPHGTALSEIAQATKKFTECQLIMNVLWTRLTDTGPNWRHVYKALTVIEYLVANGSERAVDDIIEHTFQISANSGFEYVEPNGKDVGINVRKKVETILALLNDREKIKAVRDKASANRDKYIGLSSTGITLKSSSASYGSGGFQNSNRYGSGSREGDSFRDSYKGEQYGKESKWKHEKQDGQKSQIVAEENEGIRSKKQVSHHSRNTLNKSRDVPSSKSPNAQPNSEEDDFDDFDPRGSSLSGTNQVDLFGQSLVGDLMDAAPSFSPQATVDNNSVNSEVDLFADATFQSASHADAISDSHTQGNFDPFASQPAFPAAISSNVDLFDVPNTGLPSETKASNTVNNESFDPFAAIPINSFDGSDPFGTFAYAKPVTTEPAQNYTNTTKNNLDEDSAFGDFTSHTEQTLPEPSQHSSKGSLNNLKTPLTVSAPAARKDNFQVKSGVWADCLSRGLIDLNISAPKKVNLADIGIVGGLDDAPIEKEKTTPATAAYMGRAMGAGSGLGRSGPTGGGGSPATFGQQQVWKF, encoded by the exons ATGGATTTCATGAAGGTTCTGGATCAAACGGTTCGCGAGAT aaagagagaggtgaatcTGAAGGTGCTCAAGGTGCCGGAGATCGAACAGAAG GTTCTTGATGCCACCAATGATGAAGCCTGGGGTCCTCATGGAACTGCCTTATCAGAGATTGCTCAGGCAACAAAAAAATT CACTGAGTGCCAATTGATTATGAATGTGCTTTGGACAAGATTGACGGATACAGGACCAAACTGGCGCCATGTATATAAG GCATTGACTGTTATTGAGTACTTGGTCGCAAATGGTTCAGAACGTGCAGTTGATGACATTATTGAGCATACTTTCCAAATTTCA gcAAATTCAGGATTTGAATATGTTGAGCCTAATGGGAAGGATGTTGGGATCAATGTAAGGAAGAAGGTTGAGACCATTTTAGCTCTTTTGAATGACAGGGAGAAAATAAAAGCAGTAAGAGACAAAGCATCTGCCAATAGAGATAA GTACATTGGTCTGTCGTCCACCggaataacattaaaatcaagtTCAGCCTCATATGGCAGTGGCGGCTTCCAGAATAGTAATCGTTATGGAAGTGGTTCAAGGGAAGGTGACTCCTTCAGAGATAGTTATAAAGGAGAACAATATGGAAAAGAAAGTAAATGGAAGCATGAAAAACAAGATGGCCAAAAGTCACAAATTGTTGCTGAAGAAAATGAAGGGATCAGATCAAAGAAGCAGGTTTCACATCATTCCAG GAATACATTGAACAAGTCGCGTGATGTTCCATCTTCTAAAAGCCCTAATGCCCAACCAAATAGTGAGGaggatgattttgatgacttCGATCCACGTGGATCTTCTTTATCTG GCACTAACCAAGTGGATTTATTTGGACAAAGCTTAGTGGGTGACCTCATGGATGCAGCACCATCTTTTTCACCACAAGCTACAGTAGATAATAATTCTGTTAATTCTGAAGTTGATCTCTTTGCTGATGCAACCTTTCAATCAGCCTCACATGCAGACGCAATATCAGATTCTCACACTCAG GGAAACTTTGATCCTTTTGCTAGTCAGCCTGCCTTTCCTGCTGCAATTTCTTCAAACGTTGACCTTTTTGATGTACCCAACACAGGCTTGCCTTCAGAAACCAAGGCTTCTAATACTGTCAATAATGAAAGTTTTGATCCCTTTGCTGCAATTCCAATTAACAGCTTTGATGGATCTGACCCCTTTGGGACATTTGCTTATGCCAAACCAGTAACTACAGAACCTGCACAGAATTATACAAACACCACCAAGAACAACCTAGATGAGGACTCTGCATTTGGTGATTTCACTTCTCACACTGAACAAACACTTCCAGAACCTTCACAGCATTCTTCTAAAGGCAGCCTCAACAACCTGAAGACTCCTCTGACAGTATCAGCACCTGCTGCTCGGAAAGACAACTTTCAGGTCAAATCTGGGGTCTGGGCTGACTGCTTAAGTCGTGGACTGATTGATCTGAACATATCTGCTC CCAAGAAAGTAAACTTAGCAGACATTGGGATTGTGGGAGGGCTTGATGATGCACCCATCGAGAAAGAAAAAACCACACCAGCAACAGCAGCATATATGGGAAGAGCAATGGGAGCCGGATCAGGTCTTGGTAGATCTGGACCAACAGGTGGGGGTGGGAGCCCTGCAACCTTTGGCCAACAACAGGTTTGGAAGTTTTAA
- the LOC135610478 gene encoding clathrin interactor EPSIN 1-like isoform X1, with product MDFMKVLDQTVREIKREVNLKVLKVPEIEQKVLDATNDEAWGPHGTALSEIAQATKKFTECQLIMNVLWTRLTDTGPNWRHVYKALTVIEYLVANGSERAVDDIIEHTFQISANSGFEYVEPNGKDVGINVRKKVETILALLNDREKIKAVRDKASANRDKYIGLSSTGITLKSSSASYGSGGFQNSNRYGSGSREGDSFRDSYKGEQYGKESKWKHEKQDGQKSQIVAEENEGIRSKKQVSHHSRNTLNKSRDVPSSKSPNAQPNSEEDDFDDFDPRGSSLSGSSNAGTNQVDLFGQSLVGDLMDAAPSFSPQATVDNNSVNSEVDLFADATFQSASHADAISDSHTQGNFDPFASQPAFPAAISSNVDLFDVPNTGLPSETKASNTVNNESFDPFAAIPINSFDGSDPFGTFAYAKPVTTEPAQNYTNTTKNNLDEDSAFGDFTSHTEQTLPEPSQHSSKGSLNNLKTPLTVSAPAARKDNFQVKSGVWADCLSRGLIDLNISAPKKVNLADIGIVGGLDDAPIEKEKTTPATAAYMGRAMGAGSGLGRSGPTGGGGSPATFGQQQVWKF from the exons ATGGATTTCATGAAGGTTCTGGATCAAACGGTTCGCGAGAT aaagagagaggtgaatcTGAAGGTGCTCAAGGTGCCGGAGATCGAACAGAAG GTTCTTGATGCCACCAATGATGAAGCCTGGGGTCCTCATGGAACTGCCTTATCAGAGATTGCTCAGGCAACAAAAAAATT CACTGAGTGCCAATTGATTATGAATGTGCTTTGGACAAGATTGACGGATACAGGACCAAACTGGCGCCATGTATATAAG GCATTGACTGTTATTGAGTACTTGGTCGCAAATGGTTCAGAACGTGCAGTTGATGACATTATTGAGCATACTTTCCAAATTTCA gcAAATTCAGGATTTGAATATGTTGAGCCTAATGGGAAGGATGTTGGGATCAATGTAAGGAAGAAGGTTGAGACCATTTTAGCTCTTTTGAATGACAGGGAGAAAATAAAAGCAGTAAGAGACAAAGCATCTGCCAATAGAGATAA GTACATTGGTCTGTCGTCCACCggaataacattaaaatcaagtTCAGCCTCATATGGCAGTGGCGGCTTCCAGAATAGTAATCGTTATGGAAGTGGTTCAAGGGAAGGTGACTCCTTCAGAGATAGTTATAAAGGAGAACAATATGGAAAAGAAAGTAAATGGAAGCATGAAAAACAAGATGGCCAAAAGTCACAAATTGTTGCTGAAGAAAATGAAGGGATCAGATCAAAGAAGCAGGTTTCACATCATTCCAG GAATACATTGAACAAGTCGCGTGATGTTCCATCTTCTAAAAGCCCTAATGCCCAACCAAATAGTGAGGaggatgattttgatgacttCGATCCACGTGGATCTTCTTTATCTG GATCTTCTAATGCAGGCACTAACCAAGTGGATTTATTTGGACAAAGCTTAGTGGGTGACCTCATGGATGCAGCACCATCTTTTTCACCACAAGCTACAGTAGATAATAATTCTGTTAATTCTGAAGTTGATCTCTTTGCTGATGCAACCTTTCAATCAGCCTCACATGCAGACGCAATATCAGATTCTCACACTCAG GGAAACTTTGATCCTTTTGCTAGTCAGCCTGCCTTTCCTGCTGCAATTTCTTCAAACGTTGACCTTTTTGATGTACCCAACACAGGCTTGCCTTCAGAAACCAAGGCTTCTAATACTGTCAATAATGAAAGTTTTGATCCCTTTGCTGCAATTCCAATTAACAGCTTTGATGGATCTGACCCCTTTGGGACATTTGCTTATGCCAAACCAGTAACTACAGAACCTGCACAGAATTATACAAACACCACCAAGAACAACCTAGATGAGGACTCTGCATTTGGTGATTTCACTTCTCACACTGAACAAACACTTCCAGAACCTTCACAGCATTCTTCTAAAGGCAGCCTCAACAACCTGAAGACTCCTCTGACAGTATCAGCACCTGCTGCTCGGAAAGACAACTTTCAGGTCAAATCTGGGGTCTGGGCTGACTGCTTAAGTCGTGGACTGATTGATCTGAACATATCTGCTC CCAAGAAAGTAAACTTAGCAGACATTGGGATTGTGGGAGGGCTTGATGATGCACCCATCGAGAAAGAAAAAACCACACCAGCAACAGCAGCATATATGGGAAGAGCAATGGGAGCCGGATCAGGTCTTGGTAGATCTGGACCAACAGGTGGGGGTGGGAGCCCTGCAACCTTTGGCCAACAACAGGTTTGGAAGTTTTAA
- the LOC135610479 gene encoding ATP-dependent 6-phosphofructokinase 6-like, with translation MHSEACDPQEPQSPTGRRILDFEFRNSLPRVRTPSLSSAAPDPSPRSPALSSPPVMGSEARSAVKIVKGEFGYVLEDVPHLTDYLPDLPAYLNPLQDNPAYSVVKQYFVDHDDTVPEKIVVQRDSPRGLHFRRAGPRQRVYFESDDVHACIVTCGGLCPGLNTVIREIVCGLTHMYGVNKIIGIEGGYRGFYARNTIQLTPKSVNDIHKRGGTVLGTSRGGHDTLKIVDNIQDRGINQVYIIGGDGTQKGAAAIFEEIRRRRLKVSVAGIPKTIDNDIAVIDKSFGFDTAVEEAQRAINAAHVEAGSVENGIGVVKLMGRYSGFLAMYATLASRDVDCCLIPESPFYLEGKGGLFEYMEKQLKENGHMVIVVAEGAGQDLIAESMRSMNHEDASGNKLLLDVGLWLSQRIKNYFTSRQKMVINLKYIDPTYMIRAIPSNASDNVYCTLLAQCAVHGAMAGYTGFTVGLVNGRHTYIPFDRVTETRNTVVITDRMWARLLSSTNQPSFLSSKDVEEAKMMEEIPKQTADEEKSMENGST, from the exons ATGCACTCCGAGGCGTGTGACCCCCAGGAGCCCCAGTCGCCCACGGGGCGCCGGATCCTCGACTTCGAGTTCCGCAACTCGCTCCCCCGCGTCCGCACCCCGTCCCTCTCCTCCGCTGCCCCTGATCCCTCCCCGAGATCCCCCGCCCTGTCCTCCCCTCCCGTCATGGGCAGCGAGGCGCGATCCGCGGTCAAGATCGTCAAGGGGGAATTCGGGTACGTCCTCGAGGACGTGCCCCATCTGACCGACTACCTCCCCGACCTCCCC GCATACCTTAATCCACTCCAAGATAATCCGGCTTATTCAGTTGTCAA GCAATACTTTGTTGATCACGATGATACTGTTCCTGAGAAG ATTGTTGTCCAGAGAGATAGCCCAAGGGGCCTCCATTTTCGGCGTGCTGGGCCTCGCCAAAGG GTGTACTTTGAGTCAGATGATGTCCATGCTTGCATTGTAACATGTGGAGGTCTTTGCCCAGGGCTTAACACTGTAATTCGGGAAATTGTATGTGGCTTGACACACATGTATGGTGTCAACAAAATAATTGGTATTGAG GGTGGATACAGGGGATTCTATGCTCGCAACACCATACAATTAACACCAAAGAGCGTGAATGATATTCATAAACGTGGTGGCACAGTCCTTGGTACATCACGAGGAGGCCATGATACTTTAAAGATAGTGGACAACATTCAGGATCGTGGGATTAATCAG GTTTATATCATTGGAGGTGATGGGACACAAAAGGGAGCAGCTGCTATATTTGAG GAAATTCGAAGGCGTCGTCTCAAAGTTTCTGTCGCTGGGATTCCTAAGACAATAGACAATGACATTGCG GTTATTGACAAGTCCTTTGGTTTTGATACTGCTGTTGAAGAGGCTCAGCGTGCAATTAATGCTGCACATGTTGAGGCTGGGAGTGTTGAAAATGGCATAGGCGTTGTAAAACTAATGGGCCGCTATAGTG GGTTCCTTGCAATGTATGCTACTCTTGCAAGCCGAGATGTG GACTGCTGCTTAATTCCAGAATCACCATTTTATCTGGAAGGAAAAGGTGGTCTTTTTGAATACATGGAGAAGCAGCTAAAAGAAAATGGACACATGGTTATTGTTGTTGCTGAGGGGGCAGGGCAAGATCTAATTGCTGAAAGTATGAGGTCAATGAATCATGAAGATGCTTCTGGAAACAAGTTACTCCTTGATGTTGGGCTATGGTTATCTCAGAGGATAAAA AATTATTTCACAAGCAGACAAAAGATGGTCATAAATCTTAAATATATAG ATCCAACATACATGATTCGGGCAATTCCAAGCAACGCATCCGACAATGTTTACTGCACGCTTCTGGCACAGTGTGCGGTGCATGGGGCAATGGCTGGATATACAGGTTTCACAGTGGGGCTGGTAAATGGAAGACACACATACATACCATTTGAT AGGGTGACAGAAACAAGAAACACGGTTGTCATAACCGACAGAATGTGGGCAAGGCTGCTGTCTTCAACCAATCAACCGAGCTTTTTGAGCTCTAAAGACGTCGAGGAAGCAAAAATGATGGAGGAGATACCGAAGCAGACAGCGGATGAGGAAAAAAGCATGGAAAATGGTTCTACTTAG